The Drosophila gunungcola strain Sukarami chromosome 2R unlocalized genomic scaffold, Dgunungcola_SK_2 000006F, whole genome shotgun sequence sequence CGGAGTACAAGGACACATTGAAACCAATTGCCTTAAATTCCGGAAAAGAAAGTTAATGCACACCAACGGATGTTTATTGTGCGGCAAAAAAAATCACCGGGAACGTAGATGCACTCACCGCAAAAAATACTTCAGGGAGTTTCACTTTATGAATGACACAACCATCCAGTGTCTTTAGTACATCGACTTTTTTACAgcacttttaaaacaaatttattgttttatacaaaatgtatttgtgtTTAGCACTTGTTGAATAGATTTATACACACCACCAAGTCCATTGTAACACGCCCACCTCCAAGCACAAACCAAAACATTtgtataatacaaaatttatttgttcttaACACTTTTCGTTGAATGtcttacaaattttgaattgcAACGGCTGCGCGTGGAATTTCAGATGCACATGACCACGATAAATTGTGGAATGGACTCCCAGCCCAGCGAGCGGTTGGGAAAAATAcgataaattttgaaaatatgcaTTACGTTTAAACACGTCTTTAACTTAGGCTTAggtataattaatttcatgcGGAAAACACACCAATGCCTCAACAAGCGGAATGGATCTCTTGTTATCTTGCCGCGAAAGAAATGGTGACGTCGACAGTGCTCACGTTCGTTGAGGTGAAAGTATTTTATTGGCTATTGAATTGAATGGCTTAAGAACGATTGTATTTGCCCCAGATGTGCAGCATGAAGACGGATGCGATGAAGAGCAGCGACATGACCAGCACGGGCACGGGTCCACTAGGGGATTTCGGAAGAGTAAAGGGTGTCATAAGTGAGGCTCTTTAATAATGTTAGGGTGTAGCAGTACTTACACCTTGATACCGGGCGAGTCGTCCGTGTAGAAGCGCCACATGCCACCTGTTCCAGCTCCGCCGGGTGCACGGCTCCGGGCCGccgtggtgctggtggtggtctTGCGCTGCTTCAGGGTGCTGCCGCCTCCGGATCCGGCGCTACGTGGCGCCGATAATTTGCTGGGCGAGCGCGATCCGCTGCCCACGGACGTCGAACTTGCAGGAGCGGGCTGTGAATGCGTTTGTAATTAGTCGGGGCCACTAATTGCTCCACAGTTTAACTCACCATTTTGGgctatttgtttttctggaCCGACCGATCTGGAAAATGTGAACAGGCGAAGTGGAATCTGAATCTTGTGAACTGACGTGCTCGCCTCGGCTTCGTGTGGCTTCGTCTTTTTTCGTTCCACGTCACTTTGGTGGTGGGCACCGCGAACGATAGGCCGTGTGTCAGGGCTGTCAACTATCGCGGATTAGACAGCTGGGGATGGAAGAGAATTGACAGGCTCAACTATCGGTtcaattgttattaattaattattgaaaattatatacttgtaatatatttatgtttttgtaattGACAAAGACATATCTTGTCTTTGTTTAAAGCAATTGAAAATCTTATGGTACACGTGCTTGTAATTTTACACGTGCTTGTAATTTTACATCTTGTGTTATATTTAtgcattaatttattaaacttatatatTCAGACAGGCGAAAAGCCGCCTAAGGACCAAATTCCGCTTCAGCGTCTTTTTcttccatatatatataataaaactcaaaaataattattatttctgagcaaaaacaataaaattctaaaaataataattatttgtgaTTTTGTTGAATATCGCTTATATGATTACGGTCCCTGGTATAAACAATTATGGTTctaatttttgattttcttcaTTGAGCAACTTGGTACAACAATGGTAAGGTAAAGTATTGTCATTCTATAtaaggaaaatgttttaatattattatgtttaattattatatgaagataataattattaaagccgacatatacattttaaagccAGAAAATAAAAGCTAAACTCGATTGATCGATAGCCAACGATTGCAACCGTGTTATTGTGGTATTATTAGAATTTTCTGCCGGGCAAGCGCAATTAACTTGGCGCTCATCAAACAATTATTAACTTAGTTATTAGTAATCTACAGTAATTAATTGATGGGACTTTGTAAATATTGCACCAGGGACTGAAAAAAACCGGTGCACTGCTTAAAAACGGGCACACCGAAGCGCGGGCTCTATACACGCTTTGGCATTTTTGCACCTCGGCATTACGTTCACTTTAATTGCAGCGGCATCA is a genomic window containing:
- the LOC128254891 gene encoding protein transport protein Sec61 subunit beta, with product MPAPASSTSVGSGSRSPSKLSAPRSAGSGGGSTLKQRKTTTSTTAARSRAPGGAGTGGMWRFYTDDSPGIKVGPVPVLVMSLLFIASVFMLHIWGKYNRS